The region TCGACCCGGCCGCGCTCGAGGCGACCCTCGAGGCGGCGCGGGAGTTCGCCGTCGTCATCGCCGAGACGGGGGCCGAGCGCGTGCGCTTCGTGGCGACCTCGGCCACGCGCGATGCGCGCAACCGCGACGCGTTCGTCGCCGGGGTGCGGGACGCGCTCGGCGTCGACCCCGAGGTCGTCACCGGTGAGGAGGAGGCGCGGCTGTCGTTCGCCGGGGCCGTGAGCGTCGTCGCCGACGCGCACCCCGGGCCCTACCTCGTCGTCGACCTCGGCGGCGGCTCGACCGAGCTCGTCCTCGGTGAGGCGGAGCCGGAGGCGGCGATCTCGCTCGACGTCGGCTCCGTGCGCCTGCACGAGCGGCACCTGCACTCCGACCCGCCCACGCAGCCCGAGATCGAGGCCGCCGCGGTCGACGCGCGCGAGGCGCTCGAGCGCGCCGCCGCCGTCGTCCCGCTCGGCCGCACCGCCACCCTCATCGGCGTCGCCGGCACCATCACCACGACGACGGCGCACGCGATGGGCCTGTCGTCCTACGACCGCACGCGCATCGACGGCGCGGTGCAGCCCACGGGCGTCGTCCTCGCGGCCGCGCAGGACCTCCTCGCCGCCACGCGCCACGAGCGCGCCGCGATGCCCTACCTCCACCCCGGCCGCGTCGACGTGATCGGCGCCGGCGCGCTCATCTGGTTCGAGGTCGTCTCGCGCGTGTTCTCCGAGGTGCAGGAGGCCGGGGGAGCGCTGCTGCAGGTCGTCACGAGCGAGCACGACATCCTCGACGGCATCGCCCTCGGGCTGCGCGAGGCGGTAGCACCGTGAACACCGGAGAAACCGCCCCCGAGCCCGACGGCGAGCGCCGCGCCCGCGAGGCGGCGCAGCGTCTCGGCCTCGCCCACGAGATCCGCCGCCACGGCCGCGTCTCGTCGCTGGCCGAGGCGGCGGCGGCTCGCGGCGTCGCCCCCGGCAGCCTGGTCAAGACGATGGTGGTGCGTCGGGGCGAGGGCGACTTCCTGCTCGTCCTCGTCCCCGGGGACCGCACGATCTCGTGGCCCAAGCTGCGCACCCTGCTCGGCGTGAAGCGCCTGTCGATGCCCGACGCGGCGACGGCGCTCGCCGCCACCGGCTACGAACGCGGCACGATCACGCCGCTCGGTTCGGCCACCGCGTGGCCGGTGGTCGCCGACGAGCGGGTGGTCGGGGAGATCTCGATCGGTGGCGGGGGACACGGCGTCGGGATCACGGTGGACGCCGACGCGCTGGTCGCCGCGCTCGGGGCTCAGCGGGCCGACGTCACCGATCCGGAGAGCTAGCCGAAGCCCCGCAGCAGCCCTGCCGCGAGTCCTGACGATCCGATGTGGCCACTGACACAAGCCCCTCATCTTTGACCGTTCCATGGGCCGCACTAAGGTCGTGGCGTGACTTCCTCGACGACAGGTACCCGGCGCGCCGCGAGCGGCCGCAAGACCCCGCGAATCCTCATCCTGGGCGGTGGGTACGTCGGCCTGTACACGGCGATCCGGCTGCGCAAGCAGATGGGCCGGCGCGACGTGGCGATCGTCATCGTCGACCCGCGCTCGTACATGACCTACCAGCCGTTCCTGCCCGAGGCCGCGGCCGGCTCGATCGAGCCGCGCCACGTCGTCGCGCCGCACCGCCGTGAGCTGAAGGGCACCACGACCGTCAACGGCCGCGTGACCGCCATCCAGCACGGCGACCGCGCCGTCCAGGTCACGCCCGCCAACGGCGAGCCGTACTGGGTCCGCTACGACCACCTCGTGATCTCGCTCGGCGCCGTCGCGCGCACCCTCCCGATCCCGGGCCTCGCCGAGGTCGGCATGGGCTTCAAGCAGGTCGAGGAGGCGTACGCGCTGCGCAACCGCGTCCTGGGTCTCATGGACCAGGCGTCCTCCACCTGGGACCCCGAGCAGCGTCGTCGCATGCTCACCTTCACGTTCGTCGGCGGCGGGTTCGCCGGTATCGAGGCGCTGGGCGAGGTCGAGGACATGGCCCGCGCCGCGTGCCGCGACTTCGACTCCATCTCTCCCGACGACCTGCGCTTCGTGCTCGTCGAGGCGACCGCCCGCATCCTGCCGGAGCTCGGGGAGGAGCTGGGCGGCTACGCGCTCGAGCAGCTGCGCCGCCGTGGCATCGAGATGAAGCTCTCCACCTTCCTCAACAGCTGCGAGGACGGCCACGTGGTGCTGTCCACCGGCGAGGAGTTCGACTCCGACACCATCGTGTGGACCGCGGGCGTCAAGGCCAACCCGGTCCTCCAGCAGAGCGACCTGCCCCTGGACCAGATGGGCCGTGTCACCACCGACGCGCACCTGCGCGTGGTCGACGCCGACGGCGCCGTCGTGCCCGGCGCCTGGGCGGCCGGTGACTGCGCCGCCGTCCCGGACCTGGCCCAGGGCGACGGCAAGTTCTGCGCCCCGACCGCGCAGCACGCGGTGCGTCAGTCCAAGCACCTCGGCGACAACATCGTCCGCTTCCTCAGCGACGAGCCCACCACCGAGTACGTCCACGCCAACCTCGGCACGGTCGCCTCGCTGGGCCTCGGCAAGGGCGTCGCCCAGATCTTCGGCGTCAAGCTGCGCGGCCCCGTCGCGTGGTTCATGCACCGCACCTACCACCTGTGGGCCATGCCGACGGCGAACCGGAAGTTCCGCATCGTCCTGGACTGGACCGCGGCGCTCTTCTTCCGCCGCGAGCCGGTCGCCCTCGGTGGCGTCGAGACGCCGCGTGCCGAGTTCCTCGCCGCGTCGGCCCCCGCGCCCGGCCGCGACAACGTCCCGACGCCCCCAAGGTCGGCGTCTGACAGCTCGCACCACCGCACCACCTCGCGACGGCGGGGCTCACCTCCTCGGTGGGCCCCGCCGTCGGCGTCTGAGGAGGTCGACGGCGCGCCGCCCTCGCCCAGGGAGGCCCCGCTCACTGCAACGACGCGACACGCCGGGCAGACACACCGCCGACGGCGTACCAAGGCCGCGCCGATCCTCCCTGGGCGAGCCCCGCCATCCGCGCACGGCCGCTGCGCACCGCCGACTAGGCTCGGTCGCGCCCCCGTAGCCCAACTGGCAGAGGCAGCTGGCTTAAACCCGGTTCAGTGCGGGTTCGAGTCCCGTCGGGGGCACCCCGTTCACACCCGGCGCGCCGCCGCGCCGCCGCTTCGGCGCCGCACCGGCGCCGCTTCGGTGCGCACGAATAGGGTCTTCAGCGCGGACGAAGACCCGATTCGTGCGCACCGAACCCCGGCGGTCGTGGCCGGCGGTGGCCGGCGGCGGGGGGATGGTGTCGGCGGTCCGTGGGAGGGTGACGGCATGGTCCGCGACATCCTGCTCGTCGAGCGGGACGCGTCCGTGCACCTGGTCGACGGTGCCGCCCCCGCCGGTGCCGCCCCGCTCGTGGTCGTCGCCCCCGCAGGCCTGCCACGCGCCGTCGCCGAGCTCGAGGCGGAGCCCGACGGCGTGCGCTGGGTCTGGGACTCCGCCTTCCGCCGGTACCCGGGCCTGATCGCCGCGGGCGTGCGCGTCGCTCGGTGCTGGGACCTGCGCCTGACCCGCGCGATCCTGCGCGCCTCCACGGTGCCGCCGCCCGCCCTCGTCCACGATGCCTGGCCGGCTCACGACCCGGCGTGGGACGCCTGGGACGGAGACATCGGCACGGCGGCCGCCACCGATCCCACGCTCGACGGCGGTGACGCGGCCACGCTCTTCGACCTCGTCGGCGAGGCGGCGGGCACGGCGCAGAGCGGCAGCACAGGCGGCGCAGGCAGCACCGGTACCGCAGCACGGGACACCCTCGCCGAGCACCACCGCCAGCGCGAGGTGCTCGACGCCGTCGCGGACCCCGCCCGCCGCCACCGCCTGCGGCTCCTCCTGGCCGCGGAGTCCTCCGGCGCGCTGGCCGCCGTCGAGATCCGGTACGACGGCCTCCCCTTCGACGCGGAGCTCCACGGAGCCACGCTGACCCGGCTGCTCGGCCCGCGCACGCGGCCCGGCGTCCGGCCTGCCACCCTCGAGCGCCTGGCGGGCGAGATCCGCGCCGCGCTCGACGCCCCGCGACTCAACCCCGACTCCGCCCCGCACCTCCTGCGTGAGCTGCGCCGCAACGGACTGGACGTCCGCTCGACCAGCAAGTGGGAGCTGCAGGGCCTCGACCACCCCGTCGTGGCGCCCCTGCTGGAGTACAAGGGCCTCGCGCGCCTGGCGTCCGCGAACGGCTGGCACTGGATGGACACGTGGGTGGGCGCGGGGAGGTTCCGGTCGGACTACGTGCCCTCTGGCGTCGTGACCGGGCGCTGGTCCTCGCGCGGCGGCGGTGCGCTGTCACTGCCGAAGATCATCCGCTCCGCCGTCGTCGCCGATCCGGGGTGGACCTTCGTGGTGGCCGACGCCGCCCAGCTCGAGCCGCGCATCCTCGCGGCGATGGCCGGCGACGGCGCGCTCCTGGCCGCGGGCGCGCGCGGCGACCTGTACCAGGGGCTGGTCGACGCGGGCGCCGTCGACACCCGCGAGCACGCCAAGGTCGGGATGCTCGGAGCGCTCTACGGCGCGACGTCGGGCACGTCCGGCCTGCTGGTGCCCCGCCTGGCGCGCGCCTACCCGCGCGCGCTCGGGCTCGTGGACGACGCCGCGCGCACGGGGGAGCGGGGCGGCGTCGTCACCACGTGGCTCGGGCGCAGCTCGCCGCCCGCGTCCCCGGAGTGGCGCGAGGCCCAGGCGGCCGCCTCGGGAGCCGGCGCTGGGGCGGAGGAGGAGCGTCGCGCCCGCAGCCGCGCACGCGACTGGGGACGGTTCACGCGCAACTTCGTCGTGCAGGGCACGGCCGCGGAGTGGGCGCTGGCGTGGATGGCGGGCGTGCGTCAGGCGCTGCGGGCGATGGTCCCCGCAGACACCGCAGACACCGCAGACACCGCGCACGACGGCGATCGCGCCCCCGGCCGGTCGCCGCACCTGGCGTTCTTCCTCCACGACGAGCTCGTCGTGCACACGCCGCAGGAGCACGCCGACGAGGTGGCGGCCGCCGTCGAGCACGCGGCCGCGCAGGCCTCGCGCCTGCTGTTCCCGCACCTGACGACCGCGACCGGTCCGCCGCTCGTGCCGCTCGAGGTGCTCGAGACCGCGAGCTACGCGGGGTCGGTGGCGGAGCCGGACGTCGCCGACGCGGTCGGGGCCGTCGACGACGGGGCCGAGGTCGACGGCGTCGCACCGGCGTCCGCACCGTCCTGACTGCCGCCCACCGCGGCGAGGTCGACGAGCATCGTGAGCGAGGTGTCGTCGTCGGCGCCGGCGCCGGGGACCACCGCGAACCCCGCCTGCTCGTACAGGTGCCGCGCCGGGTTGCCGGGCGCGACCGACAGGCTCAGGCGACGCACCCCGAGCTCGCGAGCCCGGTTCAGCAGCGCGGCGAGCAGCGCCCGCCCGATTCCGAGGCGGCGCCGCCCGGGGATGATCGCCATCGCGAGCTCCGGCACCCCGGGCTCGACGAAGCCGTACCCCGGTTCGGTGCTCGGGAAGTAGCGGATCCACGCGGCGCCGACGGGGATCTGCAGACCGCTCGGGCCGCCCTGGTCGATGGCGATCAGGCCGAGGTCCCCCTGGCGTCCCCAGCCGTTGGCGTACCGGGCGAGCCGCGGCGTGGTCAGGACGGCGCGGCGCGTGACGGTCTCGGCGTCCCAGTTCGCCGACTCGAGCAGCATGTCCACCAGGAACTCGCCGTCCGCGGGCGTGACCTCGCGCACGCCGATGTGCACCTGCCCGGGGTCCGTGCGCATCTCCATCCGTGCACGTTACCCGGGACGGACCAGTCCGGTGGAGTACGCGAGCACCACGGCCTGCACGCGGTCGCGCGACCCGGTCTTCGCGAGCACGTTGCCCACGTGCGTCTTGACCGTCGCCTCGGACACGACGAGGCGCTGCGCGATCTCCGCGTTGGACAGCCCGTGCCCGATCGCCTCGAGCACCTCGTGCTCGCGCGGGGTGAGGGTCGCGAGCGCGGGATGGACCCCGGGGGCTGCGCCGTCGTCGCCGCCCTCGGGCAGGCGCTCGCCGAACAGTTCGAGCATCCGGCGCGTGATGCGCGGCGACACGACCGCCTCGCCGCTCGCCACCACGCGGATCGCGTCGACGAGCTCGGCGGGCCGCGTGTCCTTCAGGAGGAAGCCGCTGGCGCCGGCGCGCAGGCCCGCGAACGCGTACTCGTCGAGGTCGAAGGTCGTCAGGATGAGCACGCGGGTCTCGGGGTGGGAGCGCGTGATCGCAGCGGTGGCGTCGATGCCGTTGCGCTGCGGCATCCGCACGTCCATCAGCACGACGTCGGGCCGCAGCGCCTCCACCATGCTCTCGGCGGCCACGCCGTCGGCGGCCTCACCCACCACCTCGACGTCCTCGACCCCCTCGAGCACGAGGCGGAAACCGGTGCGCAGGAGCGCCTGGTCGTCGACGAGCAGCACGCGGATCACGCCTCATCCTCCCAGGGCAGGACGGCGCGCACGCGCCAGCCGCCCGGCGTCGCACCGGCCTCGAGCGAACCGCCGAACACGGCCACGCGTTCGCGCATGCCGATCAGTCCCCGTCCGCTGCCCGCCGCGCCGGGTCGGTTGCCGGGACCCGTCGCGTTGACGACGGCGACGACGACGGCGCCGGGCTCGCGCTGGAGCGTCACGGTGATCTCGGGCGACAGGGGTGCGTAGCGCAGCACGTTCGTGAGCGCCTCCTGCACGATCCGGTACACCGCGAGGCGCAGCCCGGCGTCCGAGGGGAGCGCGCCGCCCTGCTGCACGAGGGCCACGCGCATCCCGGCGCCCCGGAACTGCGCCACCAGGTCCTCGACGCCGTGGGTCGGGGTGGGGGACAGGGGCGAGGGCTCGGCCGTCGCGGAGCCGTCGCCGGTGCCGCCACCGACGTCGTCGGTCCGCAGCACGCCGAGCACCCGGCGCATGTCGGCCAGGGCCGCGCGGCCGGTCTCGGACACGTCCTGCATCGTGGTGCGGGCGCGCTCGGGGTCGCGCCCGGCGATGCCCGCCGCGCCGTCGGACAGCGTGATCATCACGGTGAGGGAGTGAGCGACGACGTCGTGCAGCTCGCGCGCGATGCGGCTGCGCTCGGCGACGACGGCGAGCTCCTCGCGCTGGTCGCGCTCGAGTGCGAGCCGGTTGCCGCGCTCGACGAGCGAGCTGACGTGCTCGCGGCGGTTGTGCACGCTCAGGCCGATCGCGATCGCCATGAGGTTGAAGAACGCCACGACCGAGATGCCCGTGACCTGGTAGACCATCGTCGAGGTCTCGACGCCGTCGGCCGCGATCACGCCCACGACGGGCGACGTCGCGGTCCCCAGCAGGATCGCGGCCACCAGCAGCAAGGTCGCGCCGCCGAACGCCGGCCACGCGCGGCGCGGGCCGCCCGCCGCGGCGACCGCGTAGATGCAGAAGGCGACGGCGATGTCGATGCCGTTGGGGTTGAGAGTCGCGATCGCCGTCGCGCACCCCAGGGTCGTGACGACGGCGAGCGCGGTCACCGGCGCGCGGCGGCGCCACCACAGGGCGGCGACAGTCGCCACCATGCAGACGATCGCGATCGTGATGCGCGCCGTCGTAGGTGCGGGGGCGAGGTTGTCGACGCCGGAGGTCACGAGGGTGAGGAGAGCGGGGACGCCGTACCAGGCCATCACCAGGACGTCCATCACGACCGGGTGGCGCACGAAGTAGGCACGCACGGGGCCGAGGCGGCGCGCGGTGAGCTCGGTGAACTCCGGCGTGGGAGGGGTCGGGTCCACGGGCGCGGGCGGGGCCTTCGGTACGGACGAGTCGACGCCGGACCCCGCCCGCACCGGGGGTGCGGACGGGGTCTCGGCGTCGGACGTCACGGCGAGTGCCTCAGACGTCGCGCTTCTTCAGGAGCGTGATCGCGATCGCCAGGACGACGACGACGTAGCTCAGCATGACCAGCCCGCCGACCGCCGGGTCGAGCAGGGTGGCGCCCGGAGGCATGGACGCGTCGCCGATGCCGCCGTGACCCGTGATCATCCGCCCGCCCGCCTCGGACGGCAGGTAGGCCATGACGTCCATCGCCCAGCTCTGCCACACCGAGACGATGCTCAGCACGGTCGGGAGCATCAGCACGATGCCGAGGATGGCGGCGATCGAGCCGGCCGAGCTGCGCACGATCACGCCGAGCCCGAACGCCAGCAGGCTGATGAGCACGAGGTAGGCCACCGCGCCCCCGATGGCGAGCCACGTGTCGGACGCGCCGAGGTCGACAGCCAGGTCGTGCGGTGCCAGCAGCGGAAGTGTGACGAGGTAGGACAGCGCGATGCCGAGCACCGCCGTCGCGGCCACGACGCCCACCAGCACACCGGCCTTCGCCAGCAGGGCGTCGACGCGGCGGGGCGCCGCTGCCATCGTCGAGCGGATCATCCCGGTGGAGTACTCACCCGTGATGATGAGCGCGCCGAGCACGGCCACGGAGATCTGTCCGATCCAGTAGCCGAACGTGATGGCGGACAGGCCGAAGCCGTCACCCAGACCGGAGTCGGCGGCGAAGCCGGCGCCGGCACCGGAGAGGGCCGCGAGCCCGACCATGCCGAGCACGGTCAGACCGAGCGTCCACCAGGTCGAGCGCAGGGTCAGGAGCTTGATCCACTCCGACGCGAGGAGGTGGCCGAAGGTGACGCGGCCGGTCCCGGCCGCGCGGGGAGCGGGGCGGCCGACGCGGTCGGCCGTGCTGGTCGAGGGTGCGATGGCGCTCATGCTGCGGCTCCGTCCTGGATCTGCTGACCGGCCGGGGCGCCGGAGTGGTACTCGACCTCACCGGCGGTGAGGGTCATGAAGGCCTCCTCGAGCGACGCGCGCACGGGGGTGAGCTCGTGCAGCACGATCTGGTGCCGCGCGGCGGCCTCCCCGATCGCCGCGGCGTCGCGGCCGCGGACGGTGAGGAGGCCGGGCTCGCTGGCGGTGATGCTCACGCCGTCGCCCACCAGCAGCTCGGCGAGCTGGGCGGCGCCGGGCGAGCGCACGGTCACCGACGTGCCGGACGTGGCGTCGATGACGTCCTGCACCGGCCCGCTCGTGATGATCGTGCCGCGCCCGATCACGATGAGGTGGTCGGCCGTGATCGCCATCTCGCTCATGAGGTGGGAGGACAGGAAGACGGTGCGGCCGTCGTCGGCCAGGTAGCGCACCATCGTGCGCACCCACTTCACGCCCTCGGGGTCGAGGCCGTTCACCGGCTCGTCGAGGATCAGGGTGCGGGGGTCGCCGAGCATCGCGGCGGCGATACCGAGGCGCTGGCCCATGCCGAGCGAGAACCCGCCCACGCGCTTGCTCGCGACGGCGCCGAGGCCGGTCATCTCGATGACCTCGTCGACCCGCTTCGCCCCCATCCCGTGGGTGGCGGCGAGGGCGCGCAGGTGGTTGCGGGCGCTGCGACCGGTGTGGACGGCCTTGGCCTCCAGCAGCGCGCCGACCTCGTGCAGGGGGCGCGGTGCTCGCCGTAAGGCTTCCCGTTGACGGTCACGCGGCCCGACGTGGGGGAGTCGAGCCCCACGATCATCCGCATGGTGGTGGACTTGCCGGCCCCGTTCGGGCCGAGGAAGCCGGTCACGGTGCCGGGCTCCACGCGGAACGAGACGCCGTTGACGGCGACCTTCGCGCCGTATCGCTTGCTGAGGTTCTCCGCCTCGATCATCGGGTGGGCTCCTGCCTGGTGCGGGCCGCCGGGGCGGCGATGGGTGCGGGAGTGCTCATGCCCCGACGCTACGGCGCGCGGCCGCGCCGCGCCGCCGCCACGAGGGGGAACTTCACGCGCGCCGTCTCACCCTCGGGGATGAGGCGGTGGTCTCCCGGTGGGATCTTCCGCCCGACGGCGGCGCCCGGGTGTCGCCGTCGGGTCGCGTCTGGGAACATGGCGGGCACCCGGGGCGTTGACCCTGGTGTCGCCATCCGTGGTGGCAGAACGACCCGTTCGACCCGCCGCATCCCTGCCCACCTCCGAGGAGCGCTCGCGTGAGCAACCCGTACTTCAGCAACGACCCCTACTTCGGGGAGAGCGAGAAGGCGCGCAAGCAGCGCGCCGCGCTCGGCGTCCCGTCGGTGCCGCAGGCCCCCCAGGGCCAGGGCTACCAGGGCGGCGCCTACGGCCAGCAGGCCTACGGCACGCCCTCGGGCACGGCCACCATGCCGCCCGCCCCGGTCTCCGACAACCTCGAGCACGCCTACCGCATGCCGGCGGCCTCCGCCGTGCAGACCGGTCGGATGACCTACGACGACGTCATCATGAAGACGGCCACCGTGCTCGGCACGATCATCCTGTTCGGAGCGTTCAACTGGTTCGGCCCGGCCGCGATCGGGATGCCGGGGCTGCAGATGCCGCTGCTGTTCATCGGCGCCATCGGCGGTTTCGTCCTGGGTCTCGTCAACGCGTTCAAGCGCGAGCCGGCGCCGGCGCTGATCCTGGCCTACGCCGCGCTGCAGGGCCTGTTCATGGGCGGCATCAGCTTCATCTTCGAGGCCCAGTGGTCCGGCATCGTGCTGCAGGCGCTGCTCGCGACCGTGGCGACGTTCACGGCCGTGCTCCTGCTCTTCAGGAGCGGGAAGGTCCGCAACACGCCGAAGTTCCAGCGCATCGTCATGGTGTCGCTCATCGGGTACGCCATCTTCTCGCTGGTGAACCTGGTCCTGATGTGGACCGGTGTGATGGAGAACGCCTGGGGCATCCGCGGTGTCGAGGTCATGGGTATCCCGCTCGGCGTCCTCATCGGTGTCGCCGCCGTGGTGCTCGCCGCCGCGACGCTCGTCATCGACTTCGACGGCATCCAGAAGGGTGTCCAGCGCGGCGCCCCGGCGCGCTACGCCTGGTCGGCCGCGTTCGGCCTCGCCGTCACGCTGGTCTGGATGTACCTCGAGTTCCTGCGTCTCCTCGCGATCCTGCGCGGCGACAACTGATCTCCCGCCCGGGCTCGTCCCGGGTGCACAGCTGAACGGCCGGTCCCCGCGGGGGCCGGCCGTTCGTCGTCCCCGGGACCGGGTGGGATCCTTGGGCCATGCCCACCGCACACCCCGACCCGGCCACCACCCCCGGCCCGGTCGACCCCACCACGAGCGCACCGACCGGTCCGACCGACCCGGCGGGCGCCACCGACCCCACCCAGCCGACCCCGCGCTCGAGCGCGTCGCCCTACGCCGAGTCCGGCGCCGTCCTGCGGCACAGCCGCACCGAGGACGTCTTCGGCCTCCTCACCGGCGCGTTCATCGCCTCGCTCGGTCTGAGCCTCCTGCAGGCCGTCGACGCCGTCACGGGCGGCACCGCCGGCCTCGCCCTCCTGCTCAGCTACGCGACACCGGTCCCGTTCGGGATCCTCTTCTTCGCCGTCAACCTGCCGTTCTTCCTCCTCGCCGTGCGCGCCAAGGGCTGGGCGTTCACGCTCCGCAGCGCCGCCGCGGTGGCGCTCGCGGCCGCGCTGGCCTCGCTGCACCCGTTCGGCCGGCTCGCGGACGGCGCGGGGCTCGCGCTGGACCCCGTCTACGCGATCGTCACCGGCAACCTGCTGGCCGGCGTCGGGCTGCTCATCCTGTTCCGGCACCGCGCCAGCCTCGGCGGGTTCAACATCCTGGCCCTCACGCTCCAGGAGCGGCTCGGGTGGAGCGCGGGACTCGTGCAGATGGGGCTCGACGTCGCCGTCGTCCTCCTCGCCCTCACGGTGGTCGCACCGGTGACGGTGCTGCTGTCGGCGGCGGGCGCCGTCGTCCTCAGCCTGGTGCTCGTCCTCAACCACAAGCCGGGGCGGTACCTCGGCACCTAGGCTGGCGGCCGTGGCCCACTTCGACCTCCCGCAGGACCAGCTCGCCCGCTACCGACCGGAGCTCGACGTCCCCGACGACCTCGACGACTTCTGGACGCGCACGCTGGACGAGGCGCGGTCCTTCGACCTCGACGTCTCGCTCGTGCGGGTGGAGACGGGCCTGACCGCGGTGGACGTCTACGACGTCACCTTCTCGGGCTTCGGCGGCCACCGGATCAAGGCGTGGTTCGTGCGACCCGCCGGTGACGCCGTCGTCCCGGCCGTGGTGGAGTACCTCGGCTACGGCGGCGGTCGCGGCCTCCCGCACGAGCGCCTGGCGTGGGCGGCGGCCGGGTACGGGCACCTCGTGATGGACACGCGCGGGCAGGGCTCCGGGTGGGGGACGGGCGGGTCGACGCCGGACCCGGCGCCCGCGGGGCAGGGAGTCGGCGGGTTCATGACCCGCGGGATCGAGGATCCGCACGAGCACTACTACCGGCGCCTGTACACCGACGGGGTGCGGGCGGTCGACGCCGTGCGGGCGATCCCCGGCGTCGACCCGGCGCGCGTGGCGGTCACCGGGGTCTCCCAGGGCGGGGCGGTGACGCTGGCCGTCGCCGGGCTCGCGGACGGACTCGTGGCCGCGATGCCCGACGTGCCCTTCATGTGCCACCTGCCGCGCGCCGTCGTGCTCACCGACTCCTACCCCTACCGCGAGGTGGCCGACTACCTGCGCACGCACCGCGACGCCGAGGCGCGCACGATGCGCACGCTGTCCTACGTCGACGCCGCGATCCTCGCGCGGACCGCGACGGCGCCCGGGCTGTTCTCGGCCGCGCTGATGGACCTCACGTGCCCGCCGTCGACGGTGTTCGCGGCGTTCCACCACTACGGGCACCCGGCCGGCAGCGACATCGACGTGCTCCGCTTCAACGGGCACGAGGGCGGGGAGGGTCTGCGCTGGCCGCGGCAGCGGGCGTTCCTGGCCGAGCTGCTGGCCGACCCGCTGCGCTGAGGCCGGGCGCAACTACGCTGGAGCGGCAATCGTCACCGCTCGAAAGGCACACCATGTCGCAGCTCCCCTCCGCCTCCGGCTCGTTCGGCGACAAGCCGGTCCTCGAGTTCCCCGACGGCGGAGCCCCCGCCGAGCTCGCCGTCGCCGTCCTGGAGCAGGGCACGGGCGAGGAGGTCCAGGCCGGCCAGTCGATCGACGTGAACTACTACGGCCAGGTCTGGAACGGCCGGATGTTCGACAACTCCTACGACCGCGGGTCCTCCATCCAGTTCCCGATCGGCGTCGGAGCCGTCATCGCCGGGTGGGACGACGCGCTCGTGGGTAAGCAGATCGGCTCCCGCGTGCTCGTCTCGATCCCGCCGCACCTGGGCTACGGCGAGCGCGGCATGCCCGCCGCGGGTATCGGCGGCACGGACACGCTGGTGTTCGTCGTCGACATCCTCGGCGCGCGCTGATCAACCGTGGCTGACGCCCCGGGCCGCTCGGCGGCCGGCGCGATCGACGCGCTGCGCGAGATCGCGTTCTGGCGCGAGCGCGCCCGGGTCGACACCCACCGCGTCAAGGCCTACCGGCGGGCCGCCGACGCCGTCGAGGCGCTGCCGCCCGAGCGGGTCGCCGAGCTCGGCACGACCGTGACGGCCTGGACGCGGATCCCGGACGTCGGTGCGTCCACCGCGAAGGCGATCGTCGCCGCCATCGGTGGCACCGTTCCCGAGGCGCTCGCGAAGGCGCGTTCGGAGGCGACGCCCACGCTCGATCCCGACGACGAGGCCGGGGCCGCCCTGTTCGCCCACGCCCGCGGAGACCTGCACATGCACACGACCGCGTCCGACGGCGGCAGCCCGATGGGCGAGATGGTGCGGGTGGCGGCGCGGCTG is a window of Litorihabitans aurantiacus DNA encoding:
- a CDS encoding aminoacyl-tRNA deacylase, with protein sequence MNTGETAPEPDGERRAREAAQRLGLAHEIRRHGRVSSLAEAAAARGVAPGSLVKTMVVRRGEGDFLLVLVPGDRTISWPKLRTLLGVKRLSMPDAATALAATGYERGTITPLGSATAWPVVADERVVGEISIGGGGHGVGITVDADALVAALGAQRADVTDPES
- a CDS encoding bifunctional 3'-5' exonuclease/DNA polymerase, which encodes MVRDILLVERDASVHLVDGAAPAGAAPLVVVAPAGLPRAVAELEAEPDGVRWVWDSAFRRYPGLIAAGVRVARCWDLRLTRAILRASTVPPPALVHDAWPAHDPAWDAWDGDIGTAAATDPTLDGGDAATLFDLVGEAAGTAQSGSTGGAGSTGTAARDTLAEHHRQREVLDAVADPARRHRLRLLLAAESSGALAAVEIRYDGLPFDAELHGATLTRLLGPRTRPGVRPATLERLAGEIRAALDAPRLNPDSAPHLLRELRRNGLDVRSTSKWELQGLDHPVVAPLLEYKGLARLASANGWHWMDTWVGAGRFRSDYVPSGVVTGRWSSRGGGALSLPKIIRSAVVADPGWTFVVADAAQLEPRILAAMAGDGALLAAGARGDLYQGLVDAGAVDTREHAKVGMLGALYGATSGTSGLLVPRLARAYPRALGLVDDAARTGERGGVVTTWLGRSSPPASPEWREAQAAASGAGAGAEEERRARSRARDWGRFTRNFVVQGTAAEWALAWMAGVRQALRAMVPADTADTADTAHDGDRAPGRSPHLAFFLHDELVVHTPQEHADEVAAAVEHAAAQASRLLFPHLTTATGPPLVPLEVLETASYAGSVAEPDVADAVGAVDDGAEVDGVAPASAPS
- a CDS encoding response regulator, translated to MIRVLLVDDQALLRTGFRLVLEGVEDVEVVGEAADGVAAESMVEALRPDVVLMDVRMPQRNGIDATAAITRSHPETRVLILTTFDLDEYAFAGLRAGASGFLLKDTRPAELVDAIRVVASGEAVVSPRITRRMLELFGERLPEGGDDGAAPGVHPALATLTPREHEVLEAIGHGLSNAEIAQRLVVSEATVKTHVGNVLAKTGSRDRVQAVVLAYSTGLVRPG
- a CDS encoding sensor histidine kinase: MTSDAETPSAPPVRAGSGVDSSVPKAPPAPVDPTPPTPEFTELTARRLGPVRAYFVRHPVVMDVLVMAWYGVPALLTLVTSGVDNLAPAPTTARITIAIVCMVATVAALWWRRRAPVTALAVVTTLGCATAIATLNPNGIDIAVAFCIYAVAAAGGPRRAWPAFGGATLLLVAAILLGTATSPVVGVIAADGVETSTMVYQVTGISVVAFFNLMAIAIGLSVHNRREHVSSLVERGNRLALERDQREELAVVAERSRIARELHDVVAHSLTVMITLSDGAAGIAGRDPERARTTMQDVSETGRAALADMRRVLGVLRTDDVGGGTGDGSATAEPSPLSPTPTHGVEDLVAQFRGAGMRVALVQQGGALPSDAGLRLAVYRIVQEALTNVLRYAPLSPEITVTLQREPGAVVVAVVNATGPGNRPGAAGSGRGLIGMRERVAVFGGSLEAGATPGGWRVRAVLPWEDEA
- a CDS encoding GNAT family N-acetyltransferase, which codes for MEMRTDPGQVHIGVREVTPADGEFLVDMLLESANWDAETVTRRAVLTTPRLARYANGWGRQGDLGLIAIDQGGPSGLQIPVGAAWIRYFPSTEPGYGFVEPGVPELAMAIIPGRRRLGIGRALLAALLNRARELGVRRLSLSVAPGNPARHLYEQAGFAVVPGAGADDDTSLTMLVDLAAVGGSQDGADAGATPSTSAPSSTAPTASATSGSATDPA
- a CDS encoding exopolyphosphatase, which gives rise to MTRVAAIDCGTNTIRLLVADVSADSGRTQEVVRLGRVTRLGRGVDRTGELDPAALEATLEAAREFAVVIAETGAERVRFVATSATRDARNRDAFVAGVRDALGVDPEVVTGEEEARLSFAGAVSVVADAHPGPYLVVDLGGGSTELVLGEAEPEAAISLDVGSVRLHERHLHSDPPTQPEIEAAAVDAREALERAAAVVPLGRTATLIGVAGTITTTTAHAMGLSSYDRTRIDGAVQPTGVVLAAAQDLLAATRHERAAMPYLHPGRVDVIGAGALIWFEVVSRVFSEVQEAGGALLQVVTSEHDILDGIALGLREAVAP